The following coding sequences lie in one Phalacrocorax carbo chromosome 3, bPhaCar2.1, whole genome shotgun sequence genomic window:
- the MYCT1 gene encoding myc target protein 1 isoform X1, which translates to MDRNSTYSPITWPPKFWEQITIAFTVSMVVGLVIGGIIWALFTCLSRRRASAHISQGSSSAFSRRSRPSSHSQTTGRTGFYRNSSCERRSNLSLASLTFQRQASLEQANSFPRKSSFRASTFHPFLQCPPLPVETNSQLITLTPTNTTTTLVGSTTNSLSRPEFHWSNNSLRICHSTQTPPPAYETIIKAFPDS; encoded by the coding sequence agCAGATAACAATAGCCTTCACAGTGTCCATGGTGGTTGGACTGGTGATTGGAGGGATCATCTGGGCGTTGTTCACTTGCTTGTCCCGCCGCAGAGCTAGCGCCCACATTTCCCAGGGGAGCTCCTCAGCCTTCAGCCGTCGGTCCAGACCCTCATCCCACAGCCAAACTACCGGCAGGACTGGATTTTACCGCAACAGCAGCTGCGAACGTCGGAGCAACCTCAGCTTGGCCAGCCTCACCTTCCAACGGCAAGCCTCCTTGGAGCAAGCCAACTCTTTCCCCAGGAAGTCAAGCTTCCGCGCGTCCACCTTCCACCCTTTCCTGCAGTGTCCTCCCCTCCCTGTGGAGACGAACAGTCAGCTGATCACCCTCACTCCCACAAATACCACAACAACCCTTGTGGGAAGCACCACCAACAGCTTAAGTCGACCTGAGTTCCACTGGTCTAACAACAGCCTCCGCATCTGCCACTCCACACAAACCCCCCCTCCTGCCTACGAAACGATCATAAAAGCTTTCCCAGACTCCTGA
- the MYCT1 gene encoding myc target protein 1 isoform X2 translates to MLWIETVLTLQSHGHQSFGITIAFTVSMVVGLVIGGIIWALFTCLSRRRASAHISQGSSSAFSRRSRPSSHSQTTGRTGFYRNSSCERRSNLSLASLTFQRQASLEQANSFPRKSSFRASTFHPFLQCPPLPVETNSQLITLTPTNTTTTLVGSTTNSLSRPEFHWSNNSLRICHSTQTPPPAYETIIKAFPDS, encoded by the coding sequence ATAACAATAGCCTTCACAGTGTCCATGGTGGTTGGACTGGTGATTGGAGGGATCATCTGGGCGTTGTTCACTTGCTTGTCCCGCCGCAGAGCTAGCGCCCACATTTCCCAGGGGAGCTCCTCAGCCTTCAGCCGTCGGTCCAGACCCTCATCCCACAGCCAAACTACCGGCAGGACTGGATTTTACCGCAACAGCAGCTGCGAACGTCGGAGCAACCTCAGCTTGGCCAGCCTCACCTTCCAACGGCAAGCCTCCTTGGAGCAAGCCAACTCTTTCCCCAGGAAGTCAAGCTTCCGCGCGTCCACCTTCCACCCTTTCCTGCAGTGTCCTCCCCTCCCTGTGGAGACGAACAGTCAGCTGATCACCCTCACTCCCACAAATACCACAACAACCCTTGTGGGAAGCACCACCAACAGCTTAAGTCGACCTGAGTTCCACTGGTCTAACAACAGCCTCCGCATCTGCCACTCCACACAAACCCCCCCTCCTGCCTACGAAACGATCATAAAAGCTTTCCCAGACTCCTGA